The following DNA comes from Flavisolibacter ginsenosidimutans.
CCGCATGCCCATGCGGGCCAGTGCGTTTGCGTTTGAAAACACCAGGCTTGCCGAAGACCGCGAAAAGGAAAAGTCTGCGTATTTTTTATCGTTGAACGGAACCTGGAAATTCAACTGGGTGCAAGACCCGAGACAAAGGCCGCAGGATTTTTACAAAAAGGATTTCAACGACGCTTCGTGGAAGGATTTTAGCGTTCCCGCAAACTGGGAACTGAATGGTTACGGCTTGCCCATTTACGTAAACCAGCCATATGAATTTGCAGGCCACGCCAAACGCGGCGCACAACTCAACCCGCCGTTTGACATTCCCGTGGACAACAACCCCGTGGGTTCTTACCGCAAGAAATTTACGCTGCCGAAAGACTGGGACGGAAGACAGGTTTTCATTCATCTCGGCGCCGTAAAATCTGCCTTCTTTATTTGGGTGAACGGACAAAAAGTAGGTTACAGCGAAGACAGCAAACTGGCGGCGGAGTTCGACATCACCAAATACGTGAACCCGGGTGAAAACCTCGTTGCGCTGCAAGTGTACCGCTGGAGCGACGGCAGCTATCTCGAATGCCAGGACATGTGGCGGCTTTCGGGCATCGAACGCGACGTGTATTTGTATTCAACGCCAAAGCTTGACGTTCGCGATTTTAAAATCAGCAGTACGCTGACCGACAATTACGCAAACGGGTTACTCACCGTTCAGGCAGAAGTAAACAACTACCGGATTGATAAAAACGCCTATCACAGCAAACCCGATACCTTTTCCGTTGCCATCGAATTAAAAGACGAAAGCGGCAAAACCGTTTTGCAAAAGGAAAGCGAAGGCCTGCAAAATGTTTTGGGCAATTACAAAGCGGCTTTGTCTTTCTCTGCTAAACTGCCCAACGTTCACACCTGGTCGGCGGAGGTTCCTTATCTCTACACGCTTTACCTCACACTGAAAGACAAGAACGGCGACGTGCTGGAAGTGATTCCAACACGTGTGGGCTTTCGCTCCATCGAAATAAAAGACAACAATTTTTTGGTGAACGGAAAGCGTGTGTTTTTAAAAGGCGTAAACCGGCACGAGCACGATCCGCAGCAAGGTCATACGCTTACAAAAGAAGACATGCGCAAAGACATGGAGATGATGAAGAAGCTGAACGTAAACGCCGTGCGCCATTCGCATTACCCGCCCGACCCTTATTGGATGGAACTCTGCGACGAATACGGCTTGTATGTGGTGGACGAAGCCAACATCGAATCGCACGGCGTTGGGTACAACCTTGGCGTGACGCTGGCCAACAAACCCGAATGGTGCAACGCACATTTGCAGCGCATTGAACGCATGTACGAACGCGACAAAAATCACCCAGCAGTTGTTACCTGGTCGCTTGGCAACGAAGCCGGTAACGGCTCCAGCTTTTACGAAGCTTACGATTGGCTGAAAAAGCAAGACATCCGGCCGGTTCAGTACGAAAGGGCCGAATGGGATTACAATACCGACATGATTGTGCCGCAATATCCCAGCCCGGCCTGGCTGAAACGTTACGCCGGCAGCAAGCCCGAACGGCTTCTCGTCATGAGCGAATACGCACACATCATGGGAAACAGTTTGGGAAATTTTAAAGAGTACTGGGACGTGATTGAAAGCTCGCCCAATCTGCAGGGCGGCTTTATCTGGGAGTGGATAGACCAGGCCATTGACACCGTGAAGAACGGAAGGCGCATCATGGCTTACGGCGGCGATTTTCCGCTGGAAGGTCCGGTTCCGCAAAACATCAGCGACAACAATTTTTGTGTGAAAGGTGTGGTAACCGCTTACCGCCGGTTAACGCCAATGGCGGTGGAAGTAAAAAAAGTTTACCAACACATCAAATCAAAACTGGCCGGCAACGAACTCACCATCAGCAACGGTTATTTCTTTAAAGATTTAAGCAACGTACAATTGAATTGGGAAGTAATAGAAGACGGAAGATTGATAGAGAAAGGAGAGGAGAAAAACCTGCGTCTTGCACCGCAACAGAACGCAACGCTTTTGCTGCCGGTGAAAACAAAACACAAAGCCGGAAAAGAATATTTTATTAATGTTCGTTACACGCTAAAAGAGGCCGAGCCTTTTTTAGAGAAAGGCTACGAGATTGCTTACGAGCAGTTTGCTTTAAGCGAACAACTATCGAACGCGTTGTTTGCAGCCAGTAAAGGAAACGGCTTGAAATTGTCGAACGCCAACAATCAATACGTCATCAGCGGTAAAAATTTTACGGCCGTTTTCGACGCGGCATCGGGAACGATGACACGTTATGCAATC
Coding sequences within:
- a CDS encoding glycoside hydrolase family 2 TIM barrel-domain containing protein, giving the protein MKKMFPLFCAVACVHFLHAQDLPTELQTPEIVSVNRMPMRASAFAFENTRLAEDREKEKSAYFLSLNGTWKFNWVQDPRQRPQDFYKKDFNDASWKDFSVPANWELNGYGLPIYVNQPYEFAGHAKRGAQLNPPFDIPVDNNPVGSYRKKFTLPKDWDGRQVFIHLGAVKSAFFIWVNGQKVGYSEDSKLAAEFDITKYVNPGENLVALQVYRWSDGSYLECQDMWRLSGIERDVYLYSTPKLDVRDFKISSTLTDNYANGLLTVQAEVNNYRIDKNAYHSKPDTFSVAIELKDESGKTVLQKESEGLQNVLGNYKAALSFSAKLPNVHTWSAEVPYLYTLYLTLKDKNGDVLEVIPTRVGFRSIEIKDNNFLVNGKRVFLKGVNRHEHDPQQGHTLTKEDMRKDMEMMKKLNVNAVRHSHYPPDPYWMELCDEYGLYVVDEANIESHGVGYNLGVTLANKPEWCNAHLQRIERMYERDKNHPAVVTWSLGNEAGNGSSFYEAYDWLKKQDIRPVQYERAEWDYNTDMIVPQYPSPAWLKRYAGSKPERLLVMSEYAHIMGNSLGNFKEYWDVIESSPNLQGGFIWEWIDQAIDTVKNGRRIMAYGGDFPLEGPVPQNISDNNFCVKGVVTAYRRLTPMAVEVKKVYQHIKSKLAGNELTISNGYFFKDLSNVQLNWEVIEDGRLIEKGEEKNLRLAPQQNATLLLPVKTKHKAGKEYFINVRYTLKEAEPFLEKGYEIAYEQFALSEQLSNALFAASKGNGLKLSNANNQYVISGKNFTAVFDAASGTMTRYAINGKTLLVKGPQPSFWRAPTDNDIGAGFNKSLRMWRNAYEQGKILEAKASQKEDGTCELVFRKSLLNGDAETKQTFTLFGDGTVKVDVSLLAIKGKYPLLMRMGTDLQAVKLYGNIQWYGRGPWENYWDRKSASLVGLYKQTIDEQYFSYARPQESGNKSDVRWAAFTDKKGKGFKIVFAGSLLNVSALPYSLDDLDPEADKKQYHSGELTKRDTIYLHVDLQQTGLQGMDSWGSWPLEQYRIPYKNQQYSYWIVPLK